One genomic region from Daphnia magna isolate NIES linkage group LG10, ASM2063170v1.1, whole genome shotgun sequence encodes:
- the LOC123476837 gene encoding probable chitinase 10, whose product MKLIFVTFLWWFATPSLSQAETRLVCYLNVTAINRTGDGAFGLDKIDPFLCTHLIYGFTSDMIINSDSYGSTGIPHDKLLGLRVKNPKLKIMASVKSEDFKWDNPNSMGKKVNMTVDYLKKYRFDGLDIYWNMSSSDVPNTPFFSHLRNAFQENGLLLSLALYTETNAEVIYFLEKIVQHIDFVSVLAYDLIRSTKQFLQADHPAPLYSTRSRNVDSLIHYFLEHDMPADKINLGIPTYGGSWTIPASSKLEPPLSATWGPFNKHTGRVGQIPYFEICANIRSSGWQVFGEDDNTTGPYAVSPEQMGNKIWVGYDDVDTVTRKSDYARNIRGLGGITVWDLSQDDFRNSCGMGAYQLTAAISRTLGIPRAPSSAFSVRLGLSTIMFLAVAWGLFYRL is encoded by the exons atgaaattgattttcGTGACTTTCCTCTGGTGGTTCGCTACTCCATCCCTATCGCAAGCAGAGACCCGATTGGTTTGTTACCTCAATGTCACGGCGATCAACCGCACAG GTGATGGTGCTTTTGGTTTGGACAAAATCGACCCTTTCTTGTGTACTCATCTCATTTACGGATTTACTTCCGATATGATCATAAACAGCGATTCTTATGGATCGACTGGAATACCTCACGACAAATTACTTGGGCTGAGAGTAAAAAATCCCAAGCTGAAAATCATGGCTAGTGTCAAGT CAGAAGATTTTAAATGGGACAACCCCAATAGTATGGGAAAAAAGGTAAACATGACAGTGGATTACCTAAAGAAATATCGTTTCGACGGATTAGACATCTATTGGAATATGTCTTCCAGCGATGTTCCAAACACGCCTTTCTTTTCTCACCTACGAAATGCATTCCAGGAAAATGGTCTATTGCTCAGTTTGGCATTGTATACCGAAACGAATGCCGAAG ttatttactttttggaaaaaatcgtCCAACATATCGATTTTGTCAGCGTGTTGGCTTACGACTTAATTAGATCtacaaaacaatttttgcagGCTGACCATCCAGCCCCACTGTACAGCACTCGAAGCAGAAATGTCGATTCGTTAATTCATTACTTTTTGGAACACGACATGCCAGCTGACAAAATCAACCTGGGTATTCCAACGTACGGTGGTAGCTGGACCATCCCCGCTTCTAGTAAATTGGAACCACCCCTTTCGGCTACCTGGGGTCCTTTCAATAAACACACCGGTCGTGTGGGCCAAATACCTTATTTCGAAATCTGTGCCAACATTCGATCAAGTGGATGGCAAGTCTTCGGGGAAGACGACAACACCACTGGCCCCTACGCCGTTTCACCTGAGCAAATGGGCAACAAAATCTGGGTGGGCTACGACGATGTAGACACCGTAACGAGAAAGAGCGACTACGCCCGGAACATAAGAGGTCTTGGTGGTATTACAGTATGGGATCTCAGCCAGGATGATTTCCGTAACAGCTGTGGTATGGGAGCTTACCAGCTAACGGCAGCCATCTCCCGAACTTTGGGAATCCCGCGGGCACCGTCGTCAGCTTTTAGCGTTCGGTTAGGACTGTCAACCATAATGTTCTTGGCTGTTGCTTGGGGTCTGTTTTACCGTCTTTAA
- the LOC116936026 gene encoding vacuolar protein sorting-associated protein 26C → MSVSLDIRLKKPSKIYREGESVSGIVVISCSTETRHEGVNLTIDGIVNLELSSKCIGQYESFYNSVKPIQLVLNTFAICKGSGKFPHGTTEIPFMFTLQGSQTKVLYETYHGVFINIQYFIKVDMKRGLLAKDLEKSCEFIVESSGKMAEKATAKPIDFVIVPESVHKLKSKYNVPNFKITGKIDSLVCSISNPFTGEITIESCDEKIKSIEVQLVRIETCGCADGYSKDATEIQNIQIGDGDVVRKIPIPIYMVFPRLFTCPTLSTANFKLEFEVNISVVFEDNHLVSENFPIYITRF, encoded by the exons ATGTCGGTCTCACTTGATATCCGCCTCAAGAAACCTAGCAAGATTTATAGAGAAGGA GAATCTGTCAGTGGCATTGTAGTCATATCTTGCTCAACAGAGACCCGCCATGAAGGTGTAAACCTAACCATTGATGGAATTGTAAACCTTGAATTGAGTTCCAAATGCATTGGACAGTATGAATCTTTCTATAATTCTGTAAAG CCGATTCAGCTGGTGCTGAATACCTTTGCAATTTGCAAGGGATCTGGAAAATTTCCTCATGGAACAACAGAAATTCcttttatgtttacccttcaggGTAGTCAGACAAAAGTTCTATATGAAACCTATCATGGTGTATTCATCAATATACAATACTTCATTAAAGTGGACATGAAGCGTGGATTATTAGCCAAAGATCTTGAGAAGTCCTGTGAATTTATTGTAGAGTCTTCA GGCAAGATGGCTGAAAAGGCCACAGCAAAACCTATTGACTTTGTCATTGTCCCTGAATCTGTTCACAAGCTAAAAAGCAAATACAATgtgccaaatttcaaaataactgGCAAAATTGACTCGCTAGTTTGCAGTATCTCCAACCCATTCACCGGAGAA ATCACTATTGAATCCTGTgatgaaaaaatcaaatcaatagAAGTTCAGCTAGTCAGAATAGAGACGTGCGGTTGTGCAGACGGTTATTCAAAAGATG CCACCGAGATCCAAAACATTCAAATTG GAGATGGTGACGTTGTACGAAAGATACCCATACCTATTTATATGGTTTTTCCACGGCTCTTTACTTGCCCAACATTGAGCACAGCAAATTTCAAACTCG AGTTCGAAGTCAACATCTCGGTTGTGTTTGAAGACAACCACCTGGTTTCCGAAAACTTTCCAATATACATCACGCGGTTTTAG
- the LOC123476838 gene encoding chitotriosidase-1-like: MRLLLLATVFAACVFPYVAAGRFVCYFPNWAIERQEPWQFGVDNIDTKLCTHLVYAFADLDETTFKIKPNNPAVDIDQEFYRKFTGLKSQNPSLKTMLAVGGWVDSNINDKYSQLVASRENIDVFVGSVVSLLKEYGFDGLDMDWEYPRSDADKTGFINLMVALKDAFAPFNYILSAAVAPITTDLGYDIPALETTADFINLMTYDMHGGWEPDMADHHAPLRKRSFETIDYNVESSVHHWITNGLSASKINLGMPLYGRSWKLASAMTTPPAPAVGVGAPGPFTKEEGYVSYFEICQAVQNEGWQVVQDPDQFIGPYALSPTDVVNWIGYDDITMLTTKSNYVLSKGLGGAMVWEISLDDYRGACGAGMNPLLTAISRIVVA; the protein is encoded by the exons ATGAGATTGCTTTTACTAGCAACTGTCTTCGCTGCTTGCGTCTTTCCGTACGTCGCGGCAggtcgttttgtttgttatttccCCAACTGGGCTATTGAACGTCAAG AGCCTTGGCAGTTTGGTGTCGATAACATTGACACTAAACTCTGCACTCATTTGGTCTACGCTTTCGCTGACCTCGACGAAACCACGTTCAAGATCAAACCCAACAATCCAGCCGTAGACATCGATCAAGAATTCTATCGTAAATTCACCGGCTTGAAAAGCCAGAACCCAAGTCTGAAGACCATGTTGGCCGTTGGCGGATGGGTAGACTCCAATATCAACGATAAGTATTCTCAACTAGTAGCAAGTAGAGAGAATATCGACGTTTTTGTCGGCTCAGTCGTCAGCCTTTTAAAAGAATATGGGTTTGACGGGCTCGACATGGACTGGGAGTACCCCAGGTCCGATGCCGACAAGACCGGATTCATTAACCTCATGGTGGCTTTGAAAGATGCATTCGCTCCGTTCAATTACATCCTTAGCGCTGCCGTTGCTCCTATAACCACCGATCTTG GCTATGACATCCCAGCTCTCGAAACAACAGCTGATTTCATTAATTTGATGACGTATGATATGCACGGAGGATGGGAGCCGGACATGGCTGACCATCACGCTCCTCTGCGTAAACGATCGTTTGAAACGATTGACTACAACGTAGAATCCAGCGTCCATCACTGGATTACCAACGGATTGTCCGCTTCTAAAATCAACCTTGGTATGCCGCTGTACGGACGCAGCTGGAAGCTCGCATCTGCAATGACAACTCCGCCTGCTCCGGCCGTTGGCGTTGGCGCTCCAGGTCCTTTTACCAAGGAAGAGGGTTACGTAAGCTATTTTGAAATCTGCCAGGCTGTTCAGAACGAAGGCTGGCAAGTTGTTCAAGATCCGGACCAGTTCATTGGACCGTACGCTCTGTCGCCTACCGACGTCGTTAATTGGATCGGCTACGACGATATCACCATGCTCACCACAAAGAGCAACTACGTCCTTTCCAAAGGATTAGGTGGAGCTATGGTGTGGGAAATCAGTTTGGACGATTACCGTGGCGCTTGCGGAGCCGGAATGAACCCCCTGTTGACAGCCATTTCACGTATCGTCGTGGCTTAA